From bacterium:
CATCAATTGGATTTGCTTTCCCATATAAAATTAAATTTGCCGGNNNNNNNNNNAAATTTATTCCAACATTATCCATTCTCATATCAAGTATTGTTCTTTTCAATGTTGATGGTAATTCTTGTCCTGTTTCAAAGCAAAAAATCTGATTATTTTCTTTACATTTTTCAACAACTGCCTTCATTACAGGTAAAAAAGATTTATAAATCGGGTCTTCTTCATCATCAGGAATAAAACCTACATGACAGACAATATTTTTTACTCCTATTTCTTTAACAAAATCGGAAAAATCAAAAGCCAGTTTTAATCTTTCCTCTCTATATTTTGGAGCGATAAAACCCATTGTCTCCGGACCATCTTTATTATTAAAAATCTGACCCTTAAATAACATAAAAACTGAAAAAATTTCTACTTCATAATTTTCTGCTTTCTTTTTTATTTTATAAGGGTCAAACCTATTTATTTCTTCTGAAAGAAACCCAATCTGACAAAGCGATAAGTTAAAGGATTTCACTTTTTTAAAACTTTCTTCAAGATTTCCTGAACTAACTATGAGCCCAAGTTTCAATTTATTCATATTTCTCCTTTCTTTATTTCTTTAATTACATTCCGGAATTAATGGTCCTGCAAGTTCTTTCAGGAAAAATAATTTTCCAGGTAAAGTTGGCATAAAACTGCTCGGAACCCAAATATCAGGACCATATCTTAAAGTTACCCATAAACTCATTCCCTGCCACATCATTCCTCTTCCAAGTGTTCCATCCGCTCCACCTATAATTTTATCTGCTTTTAAAAATATTCCGGGACCAATAGTATTTGCAAAACATGGAACGAGAGTTGTTCTGCTTTTAAAACTTGTAATTGCATTCTGTTCAATTGTTAATGGATGTAATTTTGCTCCAAGTCGGTATTCCTGTTTTTTCCATTCTTCTTCTGAATTAAATTCTTCGGCAAAATGTGGTTCCCAGAAAGCAATATGAAAAACTCTTCCAATTCCAAAAATAACAACAAGTTTAGCACCTTTTTTTCTTAATTCATTTATTTTTTCTGGATATTTTGGCAGTAAATTTTTTGTTGCAAAAAACCTCTGATTTTTCGGAATCGTTAATTTTCCAAGAGGTCCATAAAAAGCATCTTCCATAGCATTTTGAAAAGCACCCGGCTCTGTTGGAGGTAATGTATTTCCTTCTTTATCACTCCATTCATCCATATTAAATCCCCAGACATGTTTACAATCAATATTCCATTCTTTTAAAAAATAAACAACCCATTTATACATTCCCATAGGTCCCACAGGTAAAATCAAAATTAAATTTCTTCCTTCTTCTTTTGCTGCACATATTTCATAGGCAATTTCATGCCCCATCTTTACATTGAATTCCTCAAACGTATCACAAGAAACCGGTTGAAAATCCTTATTCCACCATTTTTGTCTTTCTGTTATCTTTTCTGGTGGATTTGAACAACACTTATCTATTTTCTTTAAATCCCATCCCTTTGGAAAGAAATTTTCTAAAAGAGACCCTTTTATTGTATTTATTAAATTCATATATCCCCCTTTTTTGTTTATAGTTTTTTCATTTTAACTCTCTTGTAAAATTTGTTTTTTTATTTTATCATAAATCTAAAAGTAAAAAAATGAAAGAAAATATAAAATTTGGAGTTATTGGTGCAGGAGGAATTGCTACAAGAAGAACAATACCCGGTATGCTTGAAGCAAAAAATATTGAGGTTCTTGCTGTTATGGACATAATGAATG
This genomic window contains:
- a CDS encoding glucosamine-6-phosphate isomerase; the encoded protein is MNLINTIKGSLLENFFPKGWDLKKIDKCCSNPPEKITERQKWWNKDFQPVSCDTFEEFNVKMGHEIAYEICAAKEEGRNLILILPVGPMGMYKWVVYFLKEWNIDCKHVWGFNMDEWSDKEGNTLPPTEPGAFQNAMEDAFYGPLGKLTIPKNQRFFATKNLLPKYPEKINELRKKGAKLVVIFGIGRVFHIAFWEPHFAEEFNSEEEWKKQEYRLGAKLHPLTIEQNAITSFKSRTTLVPCFANTIGPGIFLKADKIIGGADGTLGRGMMWQGMSLWVTLRYGPDIWVPSSFMPTLPGKLFFLKELAGPLIPECN